In one window of Helianthus annuus cultivar XRQ/B chromosome 17, HanXRQr2.0-SUNRISE, whole genome shotgun sequence DNA:
- the LOC110926038 gene encoding chaperone protein dnaJ C76, chloroplastic, which produces MHSITPTPSISSSITPPTPLRSRTSIATSRRYSSDHAPPPPPLVCKASSGSSSSYSITDFDLYDLLGVDSSSDQSEIKHAYRSLQKKCHPDIAGLAGHDMAIVLNEAYAVLSDPLSRFSYDKEQAKVADFKGYTGKPIYSVWYGSESENRAVFVDEVKCVGCLKCALIAEKTFAIESVYGRARVIAQWGDPENKIHEAIEACPVNCISMVERSKLAALEFLMSKQPRGNVRIGAGNTVGTRVSNIFVDVDRFQDSYLAALKKGSASRSKDQDINWATRMAAIQAIRSITDWLYWQPPIPGMPASQTSKKLLQIAENSTQSNSPDISKLKEAVAARKQTQTTRKPNPKTSNASEYWTPTKYILPESPNSKADPESSPSTTFKKPNGNLYNERYGVPKKIQRSNPYEERVPVGLAIVAAVIVRLQLANTAAGGIETHVGGSMLVDVVNSSWLQVILAGVTWYLIGLAAVEIIAVLRIKSNDIEE; this is translated from the exons ATGCATTCCATAACCCCAACaccatcaatatcatcatcaatcaCACCACCAACACCTCTCAGATCCAGAACCTCGATTGCAACATCAAGGAGATATTCTTCTGATCAcgctcctcctcctcctcctctggTATGCAAGGCCTCCTCCGGATCTTCTTCATCTTATTCCATCACAGATTTCGATCTCTACGATCTTCTaggcgtcgatagttcttccgatcaGTCGGAGATTAAACACGCCTACCGGTCTCTGCAGAAGAAATGTCATCCGGATATAGCTGGTTTGGCTGGACACGATATGGCTATTGTTCTCAATGAAGCTTATGCTGTTTTATCTGATCCTCTTTCACGTTTCTCCTATGATAAG GAACAAGCTAAGGTCGCAGATTTCAAAGGGTATACAGGGAAACCTATCTACTCAGTATGGTATGGATCCGAGAGTGAGAATAGAGCTGTTTTTGTTGATGAAGTTAAATGCGTTGGCTGCTTAAAATGCGCCTTAATAGCCGAAAAGACATTCGCAATCGAATCTGTTTACGGTAGAGCTCGGGTCATAGCTCAATGGGGCGACCCTGAAAATAAAATTCACGAGGCCATAGAAGCGTGCCCTGTTAATTGCATCTC GATGGTGGAGAGATCTAAACTCGCAGCTTTAGAGTTCCTTATGTCAAAGCAACCGCGTGGTAACGTTAGAATCGGTGCAGGCAACACTGTAGGTACTCGCGTTTCAAATATCTTCGTTGATGTGGATAGATTCCAAGATAGTTATCTAGCAGCATTGAAAAAAGGATCCGCCAGTCGCTCCAAG GACCAGGATATCAATTGGGCAACACGAATGGCGGCAATTCAAGcaatcagatcaatcacagacTGGTTATACTGGCAACCACCGATTCCAGGAATGCCCGCAAGTCAAACAAGCAAAAAACTGTTACAAATAGCAGAAAATTCCACACAGTCAAACTCGCCAgacatcagcaaacttaaagaaGCTGTAGCTGCCcgaaaacaaacacaaacgactagaaAACCAAACCCAAAAACAAGCAACGCATCGGAGTACTGGACTCCAACGAAGTATATCCTCCCAGAATCACCAAATAGCAAAGCCGACCCTGAATCTTCACCTAGTACAACTTTTAAGAAACCAAATGGGAACTTATACAATGAGAGATATGGTGTTCCAAAGAAGATTCAACGTAGTAATCCTTATGAAGAGCGTGTTCCTGTCGGATTGGCTATTGTTGCAGCAGTCATAGTTCGGTTACAGCTTGCAAATACTGCTGCTGGTGGAATTGAAACACATGTTGGTGGTTCTATGTTAGTTGATGTGGTTAACAGCTCGTGGCTGCAAGTTATTCTAGCCGGTGTTACTTGGTATCTCATTGGTCTGGCTGCGGTTGAAATTATAGCAGTCCTTCGAATAAAATCAAACGATATTGAAGAATGA